In a single window of the Nicotiana tomentosiformis chromosome 8, ASM39032v3, whole genome shotgun sequence genome:
- the LOC104096930 gene encoding peroxisomal membrane protein 11C gives MSTLDIARAELAFAVLYLNKAEARDKICRAIQYGSKFLSDGQPGTAQNVDKSTSLARKVFRLFKFINDLHALISPNAPGTPLPLVLLGKSKNALLSTFLFLDQIVWLGRTGIYKNKERTELIGRISLFCWMGSSICTTLVEIGELGRLSGSLKKLEKELKNTDKHKNEQYQSKIQRSNERSLALIKAGMDIVVAVGLLQLAPKKVTPRVTGAFGFVSSLISCYQLLPSPPKVKAS, from the exons ATGAGCACCTTAGATATCGCCCGAGCAGAGCTTGCGTTTGCAGTCTTGTATTTGAACAAAGCAGAGGCAAGGGACAAGATATGTAGGGCTATACAGTATGGTTCAAAATTCCTGAGTGATGGGCAGCCTGGGACGGCCCAAAATGTTGACAAATCAACTAGTTTAGCAAGGAAAGTATTCCGTCTTTTCAAG TTTATCAACGATCTGCACGCTCTTATTAGCCCAAATGCCCCAGGAACCCCACTTCCACTCGTTTTGTTGGGAAAG TCAAAAAATGCATTACTATCAACTTTCTTGTTTCTGGATCAAATTGTCTGGCTTGGAAGGACAGGCATTTACAAG AACAAAGAACGCACAGAGTTAATTGGTAGGATCTCTCTCTTTTGTTGGATGGGATCCTCAATTTGTACCACCTTGGTGGAG ATTGGGGAACTTGGAAGGCTTTCAGGATCACTGAAAAAGTTGGAAAAGGAACTAAAGAATACTGATAAGCATAAG AATGAGCAATATCAGAGTAAGATTCAGAGGTCAAACGAGAGATCTCTAGCCCTGATTAAGGCAGGGATGGATATAGTGGTAGCTGTTGGATTGCTTCAATTGGCACCCAAGAAAGTCACTCCTCGTGTAACTGGAGCCTTTGGATTCGTTAGCTCACTGATCTCATGTTATCAG TTGCTTCCATCACCGCCGAAGGTCAAGGCATCCTGA
- the LOC138897226 gene encoding uncharacterized protein: MSLQGVLDEEVKRHFWEGLDEMVQGIPPTKKLFIGGDFNGHIGSSAGSYGEVHGGFDFGDYKVIPSENLATQHRLLVMDVGILIKRNKRFVRGQPRIRWGVLTKDNVQELKGWLMVMGAWKSGRDASAMWTATVDFIREAARQVLGVSKGYSSGHRGDQWWNDVVQGKVESKKAACLMLEESTDEEQRRANKVRYKEARKEAKLAVTEAKTAAFGRLYEELGGKGRDKKLFRLAKARERKARDLNQVRCIKDEEGRVLMEESQIKHR; this comes from the coding sequence ATGTCATTGCAAGGGGTCTTGGACGAGGAGGTTAAGAGGCATTTCTGGGAGGGGTTGGATGAGATGGTGCAGGGTATTCCGCCTACGAAGAAGTTATTTAttggaggggatttcaatggtcaTATTGGGTCGTCTGCTGGGAGCTATGGCGAGGTGCACGGTGGCTTCGACTTTGGGGATTATAAGGTGATCCCGAGTGAGAATCTCGCGACTCAACATAGGCTCCTGGTGATGGACGTCGGTATCTTGATAAAGAGGAACAAGAGGTTTGTACGGGGTCAACCGAGGATCAGGTGGGGTGTTTTGACTAAGGATAATGTGCAGGAGTTAAAGGGGTGGCTGATGGTTATGGGTGCCTGGAAGAGTGGTAGGGATGCTAGCGCTATGTGGACGGCAACGGTGGACTTTATACGGGAGGCGGCGAGacaggtgttaggggtctcgaagggCTACTCTAGCGGGCACCGAGGCGACCAGTGGTGGAATGacgtggtccaaggtaaagtggaatcAAAGAAAGCGGCGTGCCTTATGTTAGAAGAGAGCACCGACGAGGAGCAGAGGAGAGCGAACAAAGTAAGATATAAGGAAGCTAGGAAGGAGGCGAAATtagcggtcacagaggctaagactgctgCATTTGGTCGGTTGTATGAGGAACTGGGGGGCAAAGGTAGGGataagaagttattccggctggccaaagcgagagagaggaaggctcgtgaCCTGAatcaagtgaggtgcatcaaagatGAGGAAGGTAGAGTGTTGATGGAAGAGTCCCAGATTAAGCATAGATGA